From a region of the Mytilus galloprovincialis chromosome 3, xbMytGall1.hap1.1, whole genome shotgun sequence genome:
- the LOC143069098 gene encoding cytochrome P450 4A4-like codes for MATLTLTLLKFIPVFIILFIIKKLYGLYQRRKALQRALKDFPGPAPHWLWGNMKELTGDYQGMLRTVEYAKKYNGAFPVWMGPTDAFLMTVNPSTVKYVLSGTDPKDEFSYALMRPWIGDGLLLSGGKKWDRNRRLMTPAFHQDILKNYVKIFYDSSKILIGKWRETTEPVETFHHISLLTLDSMMKCLFGYNSDCQNESTRHPYIQGVYDVSELIVKRITNPFHHNPFIYKFTENGKKFYKACEVIHEHSSKIISDRKQLLRTEEKGSRNTDFLDILINSRDEDGNGMSDTEIQDEVDTFMFEGHDSTASTLSWCLYNLAKHPEYQERCREEVKEKWGNKDEITWEDINKLEYTLMCVKESMRMFAPVPNISRCTEKDILLPDGRLIPAGVRMGVSIYALQRNPDVWKDPEIYDPSRFSSENKVSALQFMAFSMGPRNCIGMQFALTQIKVIIPMIVRNFHLDLDPERPAEPESMLILRSKNGLYLKATPI; via the exons ATGGCTACCTTAACACTGACTTTGTTGAAATTTATACCTGTTTTCATAATACTATTCATAATAAAGAAACTGTATGGACTATATCAAAGAAGAAAGGCACTACAAAGAGCATTAAAGGATTTCCCTGGTCCGGCCCCACATTGGTTATGGGGCAACATGAAGGAG CTGACCGGAGATTACCAAGGGATGCTTCGGACTGTAGAGTATGCCAAGAAATACAATGGAGCATTCCCTGTATGGATGGGACCAACAGATGCCTTCTTGATGACTGTCAATCCTTCCACTGTTAAGTACGTCTTATCAGGAACAG ATCCTAAAGATGAATTTTCTTATGCACTGATGAGGCCATGGATCG GTGATGGTCTTTTACTGAGTGGTGGTAAGAAATGGGACAGAAACAGACGTCTCATGACACCAGCATTTCATCAAGATATCCTCAAGAATTATGTGAAGATATTTTATGATTCATCTAAAATATTGATA ggAAAATGGAGGGAAACGACAGAACCAGTAGAAACTTTTCATCACATCAGTCTTCTGACCTTGGACAGTATGATGAAATGTCTGTTTGGCTACAACAGTGACTGTCAAAACGAAAG TACAAGACATCCATATATACAAGGAGTGTATGATGTGTCAGAACTTATAGTAAAACGCATAACAAATCCATTTCACCACAACCCATTTATCTACAAATTTACAGAAAATGG AAAGAAATTTTACAAAGCTTGTGAAGTTATTCATGAACATTCATCTAAAATAATATCTGACAGAAAACAACTGTTACGAACTGAGGAAAAAGGCAGTAGAAACACAGACTTCTTGGATATTCTTATTAATTCGAGG GATGAGGATGGGAATGGAATGTCGGATACAGAAATACAAGATGAAGTAGATACCTTTATGTTTGAGGGTCACGATTCTACTGCTAGTACTTTGTCATGGTGTCTTTACAACCTGGCTAAACATCCAGAATATCAAGAAAGATGCAGAGAAGAAGTCAAAGAAAAATGGGGAAATAAAGATGAAATTACATG GGAAGACATTAACAAACTGGAGTACACTTTGATGTGTGTGAAGGAAAGTATGAGAATGTTTGCACCAGTACCGAATATATCTCGCTGTACAGAGAAAGATATACTGTTACCCGATGGTCGACTGATTCCAGCAG gggTTCGGATGGGAGTATCCATATATGCTCTTCAAAGAAACCCGGATGTTTGGAAAGATCCAGAG ATATATGACCCTTCTAGATTTTCATCAGAAAATAAAGTTTCAGCATTACAATTTATGGCATTTTCAATGGGACCAAG aAACTGTATTGGAATGCAGTTTGCATTAACTCAGATAAAAGTAATTATTCCAATGATTGTCCGTAATTTCCACTTGGATTTGGATCCTGAGCGACCAGCAGAACCTGAGAGTATGTTGATATTAAGGAGCAAGAATGGCTTGTATCTAAAGGCGACACCAATATAA
- the LOC143069097 gene encoding dimethylaniline monooxygenase [N-oxide-forming] 2-like isoform X2, whose amino-acid sequence MTKKKVCVIGAGVAGLAGIKNSLDEGMEPVCFEKDDEVGGLWNYKDESKEGDPSIYNSCSINTSKEMTCYSDFPIPKEFPNFMAHRHFKRYLQLYAEHFKLRNYIRFRHMIMRVEQAEDFEESGRWVVTYKNLATNSTNKDIFDCVMVCNGHLHEPFIPTFKGIANFTGRVLHTHDYKDFRGFEGKRVLVIGIGNSASDVASELSRHAEHVYMSTRTGTYVIQRTTDQGVPFDHKAMTRYGLTVPFWLMKPFAFKRLNSRFDHTKYSLAPNGKFGLSVVTISDDLPTRILYGTITVKPNVKEFAANSVTFEDGTTADNLDAIILATGFKFSFPFLKDSIVRIENHFPYLHELVFPVDLSRPTLAIIGLVQPFGALPPILEMQTRWAARVFSGNCQLPPASVMKLMATKKHEFMKNHFPESPKYCLQIHAVTYVDKIAGLIGCKPNLTKYFFTAPILWSKLFFGPAAPPQWRLDGPGKWDGARQAIEQVDEKTWYPLQTRRAGEGTTKGLYDGWIWLISRSVLFSSAIYGLYCLKTQKDISIDSIRSLPTQAISLLTKWSS is encoded by the exons ATGACAAAAAAGAAGGTATGCGTGATTGGTGCCGGTGTAGCAGGTCTTGCTGGTATTAAGAATTCCTTGGATGAAGGCATGGAACCAGTTTGTTTTGAAAAAGACGACGAAGTTGGAGGGCTTTGGAATTACAAAGACGAATCTAAGGAAGGTGATCCCAGTATATACAACTCGTGTAGTATTAACACCAGCAAAGAAATGACGTGTTATAGCGATTTTCCAATTCCGAAAGAATTTCCCAACTTCATGGCACACAGACACTTCAAACGATACTTACAACTATATGCTGAACATTTTAAGCTTAGAAATTATATACGATTTAGACATATGATTATGCGCGTAGAACAAGCGGAAGACTTTGAAGAAAGCGGAAGATGGGTGGTAACGTACAAAAACCTCGCCACTAATTCTACAAACAAAGACATATTTGACTGTGTTATGGTTTGTAATGGACATCTTCACGAACCGTTCATACCAACTTTTAAAGGAATTGCAAACTTTACAGGGCGCGTTTTACACACCCATGACTACAAAGATTTTCGAGGTTTTGAGGGAAAGAGGGTTCTTGTGATTGGGATCGGGAACTCTGCATCAGATGTTGCATCAGAATTGAGTCGTCATGCTGAACAT GTTTATATGAGCACACGAACTGGTACATATGTGATACAAAGAACAACTGACCAAGGTGTTCCCTTTGACCATAAAGCAATGACACGCTATGGGTTAACAGTACCGTTTTGGTTAATGAAACCGTTTGCTTTTAAAAGGCTGAATAGTCGATTTGACCATACAAAGTACAGCTTGGCACCCAATGGTAAATTTGGTCTTAGTGTTGTCACAATCAGCGATGACCTGCCAACCCGTATACTGTATGGAACAATTACAGTAAAACCTAATGTGAAAGAATTCGCAGCGAATAGTGTTACTTTTGAAGATGGAACAACAGCAGACAATTTAGACGCTATCATCTTAGCAACAGGGTTTAAATTTAGCTTCCCGTTTCTGAAGGACTCCATTGTAAGAATAGAGAACCATTTCCCTTATCTTCATGAATTAGTTTTCCCAGTTGATCTGAGTCGGCCAACCTTGGCAATCATTGGTCTCGTTCAGCCATTTGGAGCATTACCGCCAATTTTAGAGATGCAAACAAGATGGGCTGCGCGAGTGTTCTCTGGAAATTGCCAACTTCCTCCGGCGTCAGTCATGAAATTAATGGCTACTAAAAAGCACGAATTTATGAAAAATCATTTTCCGGAGTCTCCGAAGTACTGTCTACAGATCCATGCAGTAACATACGTCGACAAAATAGCTGGGTTAATTGGATGCAAACCCAATCTTACCAAATATTTCTTCACTGCCCCTATATTATGGTCCAAACTGTTTTTCGGCCCTGCTGCACCTCCTCAATGGAGACTAGACGGACCTGGAAAATGGGATGGAGCTCGTCAAGCCATTGAACAGGTTGACGAAAAGACGTGGTATCCATTACAAACTAGAAGAGCAGGAGAAGGAACCACAAAAGGGCTTTATGACGGATGGATTTGGTTGATATCCAGATCTGTACTTTTCTCGAGTGCCATTTATGGTCTCTATTGTCTtaaaacacaaaaagacataaGCATTGACAGCATTAGATCACTCCCTACGCAAGCGATCTCTCTACTAACAAAATGGTCGTCATAA
- the LOC143069096 gene encoding dimethylaniline monooxygenase [N-oxide-forming] 2-like: MAVNTQRRDSHRDEKYKMTKRVCVVGAGVAGLTSIKNSLEEGFDVVCYEKDTDIGGLWNYHTTVKEGDTSLYNSCSINTSKEISCYSDFPIPKEFPNFMDHKHFKKYLKLYADHFDLLSCIRFQTLVEKIEKSDDNRWKVRTQNSKSGKNSTELFDFVMVCNGHLHEPNKPTFPGLNRFKGKVMHTRDYKTFHGYEDKRILVIGIGNSGADVACELSRHAEHVYVSTRRGSYIQQRAGEYGVPFDHIALNRYSQSLPWDIMRPIHYNKINYKYKHSNYGLAPNFRFDGGVVTVSDDLPNRILYGAISIKSNVEKFTENGVIFDDGSMVENIDVVVLATGFTYSFPFLDNSIIEVDNHFSYLYELVFPVDMEPSTLAVVGLVQPFGSLAPILEMQARWASMVFSGKCSLPSPTERRRVVEERRQFLKKKYVDSPRYSLQVYFIAYLDTISSKIGCKPNLLKYFFTDPKLWYKLYFGPATPPQWRLNGPGKWDGARKAIENVQENTYYPMKTRQSGAGELEGLYDGWIKWLKRFIIFILVLFLLRFVFSNGYSVHSFKV, from the exons ATGGCTGTGAATACACAGAGACGAGATTCACATAGAGACGAGAAGTACAAG ATGACAAAACGGGTATGCGTAGTAGGCGCAGGGGTAGCAGGCCTTACGTCAATTAAAAATAGTTTGGAGGAAGGTTTTGATGTCGTCTGCTACGAGAAAGATACTGACATTGGAGGTCTTTGGAACTATCATACAACAGTGAAAGAGGGCGACACAAGTTTATACAATTCTTGCAGTATCAACACCAGCAAAGAAATTTCATGTTATAGCGATTTTCCTATCCCTAAAGAATTCCCAAATTTTATGGATCATAAACATTTTAAGAAGTATCTTAAACTCTATGCTGATCATTTTGATCTGCTGAGCTGTATAAGATTTCAAACATTAGTAGAAAAAATCGAGAAAAGTGACGACAACAGGTGGAAAGTCAGAACACAGAACTCGAAATCCGGAAAGAACTCTACAGAGCTATTTGACTTTGTAATGGTATGCAATGGACATTTGCACGAGCCTAACAAACCAACATTTCCCGGCTTGAACAGGTTCAAAGGTAAAGTGATGCATACACGTGACTACAAGACTTTCCATGGATACGAAGACAAACGAATACTGGTTATTGGTATTGGAAATTCTGGAGCAGACGTTGCATGTGAACTAAGTAGACATGCTGAGCAC GTATATGTCAGCACCAGAAGAGGTTCTTACATTCAGCAAAGAGCTGGCGAGTACGGTGTTCCATTTGATCACATAGCATTAAACAGATATAGCCAGAGTCTTCCATGGGATATCATGAGACCCATCCATTACAACAAAATCAACTATAAATACAAACATTCTAACTATGGACTGGCCCCGAACTTCCGATTTGATGGCGGAGTTGTCACAGTAAGCGATGATTTACCAAACCGTATACTGTATGGCGCTATCAGTATCAAGTCGAACGTGGAGAAATTCACAGAAAACGGAGTAATTTTTGATGATGGGTCTATGGTTGAAAATATCGATGTCGTTGTCTTGGCAACCGGATTTACATACAGTTTTCCTTTTCTAGATAATTCCATCATTGAAGTAGATAACCATTTTTCGTACTTATATGAACTAGTATTTCCTGTAGACATGGAACCGAGCACTTTAGCAGTAGTGGGTCTTGTTCAACCGTTTGGTAGCCTTGCGCCAATTCTAGAAATGCAAGCGCGCTGGGCGAGTATGGTGTTCTCTGGTAAATGCAGTTTACCAAGCCCAACCGAACGCCGTAGAGTTGTTGAGGAAAGgcgacaatttttaaagaaaaagtatGTTGATTCACCACGGTACAGTCTTCAGGTATATTTTATTGCCTACTTAGATACTATCTCATCGAAAATAGGTTGCAAACCGAACCTTTTAAAGTACTTTTTCACGGATCCAAAGCTTTGGTATAAATTGTACTTCGGACCTGCTACACCACCACAATGGAGACTAAATGGTCCAGGAAAATGGGACGGTGCGCGAAAGGCAATTGAGAATGTTCAGGAGAATACATACTATCCAATGAAAACGAGGCAATCTGGAGCAGGAGAACTAGAAGGATTATATGACGGATGGATCAAATGGTTGAAGAGATTTATAATCTTTATACTCGTACTTTTTCTTCTTCGTTTTGTGTTCTCTAACGGATATAGTGTGCATtcatttaaagtttaa
- the LOC143069097 gene encoding dimethylaniline monooxygenase [N-oxide-forming] 2-like isoform X1 translates to MNMTKKKVCVIGAGVAGLAGIKNSLDEGMEPVCFEKDDEVGGLWNYKDESKEGDPSIYNSCSINTSKEMTCYSDFPIPKEFPNFMAHRHFKRYLQLYAEHFKLRNYIRFRHMIMRVEQAEDFEESGRWVVTYKNLATNSTNKDIFDCVMVCNGHLHEPFIPTFKGIANFTGRVLHTHDYKDFRGFEGKRVLVIGIGNSASDVASELSRHAEHVYMSTRTGTYVIQRTTDQGVPFDHKAMTRYGLTVPFWLMKPFAFKRLNSRFDHTKYSLAPNGKFGLSVVTISDDLPTRILYGTITVKPNVKEFAANSVTFEDGTTADNLDAIILATGFKFSFPFLKDSIVRIENHFPYLHELVFPVDLSRPTLAIIGLVQPFGALPPILEMQTRWAARVFSGNCQLPPASVMKLMATKKHEFMKNHFPESPKYCLQIHAVTYVDKIAGLIGCKPNLTKYFFTAPILWSKLFFGPAAPPQWRLDGPGKWDGARQAIEQVDEKTWYPLQTRRAGEGTTKGLYDGWIWLISRSVLFSSAIYGLYCLKTQKDISIDSIRSLPTQAISLLTKWSS, encoded by the exons ATGAAC ATGACAAAAAAGAAGGTATGCGTGATTGGTGCCGGTGTAGCAGGTCTTGCTGGTATTAAGAATTCCTTGGATGAAGGCATGGAACCAGTTTGTTTTGAAAAAGACGACGAAGTTGGAGGGCTTTGGAATTACAAAGACGAATCTAAGGAAGGTGATCCCAGTATATACAACTCGTGTAGTATTAACACCAGCAAAGAAATGACGTGTTATAGCGATTTTCCAATTCCGAAAGAATTTCCCAACTTCATGGCACACAGACACTTCAAACGATACTTACAACTATATGCTGAACATTTTAAGCTTAGAAATTATATACGATTTAGACATATGATTATGCGCGTAGAACAAGCGGAAGACTTTGAAGAAAGCGGAAGATGGGTGGTAACGTACAAAAACCTCGCCACTAATTCTACAAACAAAGACATATTTGACTGTGTTATGGTTTGTAATGGACATCTTCACGAACCGTTCATACCAACTTTTAAAGGAATTGCAAACTTTACAGGGCGCGTTTTACACACCCATGACTACAAAGATTTTCGAGGTTTTGAGGGAAAGAGGGTTCTTGTGATTGGGATCGGGAACTCTGCATCAGATGTTGCATCAGAATTGAGTCGTCATGCTGAACAT GTTTATATGAGCACACGAACTGGTACATATGTGATACAAAGAACAACTGACCAAGGTGTTCCCTTTGACCATAAAGCAATGACACGCTATGGGTTAACAGTACCGTTTTGGTTAATGAAACCGTTTGCTTTTAAAAGGCTGAATAGTCGATTTGACCATACAAAGTACAGCTTGGCACCCAATGGTAAATTTGGTCTTAGTGTTGTCACAATCAGCGATGACCTGCCAACCCGTATACTGTATGGAACAATTACAGTAAAACCTAATGTGAAAGAATTCGCAGCGAATAGTGTTACTTTTGAAGATGGAACAACAGCAGACAATTTAGACGCTATCATCTTAGCAACAGGGTTTAAATTTAGCTTCCCGTTTCTGAAGGACTCCATTGTAAGAATAGAGAACCATTTCCCTTATCTTCATGAATTAGTTTTCCCAGTTGATCTGAGTCGGCCAACCTTGGCAATCATTGGTCTCGTTCAGCCATTTGGAGCATTACCGCCAATTTTAGAGATGCAAACAAGATGGGCTGCGCGAGTGTTCTCTGGAAATTGCCAACTTCCTCCGGCGTCAGTCATGAAATTAATGGCTACTAAAAAGCACGAATTTATGAAAAATCATTTTCCGGAGTCTCCGAAGTACTGTCTACAGATCCATGCAGTAACATACGTCGACAAAATAGCTGGGTTAATTGGATGCAAACCCAATCTTACCAAATATTTCTTCACTGCCCCTATATTATGGTCCAAACTGTTTTTCGGCCCTGCTGCACCTCCTCAATGGAGACTAGACGGACCTGGAAAATGGGATGGAGCTCGTCAAGCCATTGAACAGGTTGACGAAAAGACGTGGTATCCATTACAAACTAGAAGAGCAGGAGAAGGAACCACAAAAGGGCTTTATGACGGATGGATTTGGTTGATATCCAGATCTGTACTTTTCTCGAGTGCCATTTATGGTCTCTATTGTCTtaaaacacaaaaagacataaGCATTGACAGCATTAGATCACTCCCTACGCAAGCGATCTCTCTACTAACAAAATGGTCGTCATAA